The nucleotide sequence TTTCGTATTTTCTTAAACGAATTAAGTATATGAAAAAGCCCCTCCTGTTTACTAAAAAAGCCTGAGTACAACTGGTTCTCCAGGTTTGGAGACAAGATGGAGATCTTCACGCCATATTGTCGACCCAGAATCTTTATAATATCGATAAACTCTTCATTTTCAAAGAAACACTCCCCGTTCTTCCAGGAAGAATAAAGTTCCGATTTCACATCAGAAACAGCCGCTTTATTGGTCGTTTTGTCGAATACGAACTGCTGATCAGGCTTTAATAAAACCTCCTTGGCGGATGAATACTCCGGCCGATCAATCTTTACCCGAACCGATCCCTCCATAAGAGTCGTGATTACCTCCATGTCGTCATCATACGCCTTTATATCGAAATGAGTACCCAACACCCTTATTTTCATCTGATCCGTCTCCACGATAAAAGGATGCTTAGCATCTTTGGCAACCTCAAAATAGGCCTCCCCGTTTAATGTAACCACCCTGTTTCTGCCATCGAAAGACAAAGGATAACGAATAGACGACTCCGCATTTAGCTCAACCACCGTACCATCACTAAGAGTCAGGCGGGAAGTACTTCCGGCAGGAGTTTTCGACTCCACATAAACAGGCTCCACAAGCTCTGCATTCCAAAAAGTAAGTCCGCCAATGGCTAACAAAAGCGTAATGGAAGCCGCCGCCACATATTGCCACAGCCGCAGTTTTTTCTTTAGCTGCATCCGGCTTATCTTTTCCCGGGTCTGCCAATACACCCGTTCCTTAGCCGCTCCGGCCTTCAATTCTACCTCTTGGCTGAAAGAAGTCTTCTTAAGCTTATCAAAAAACGTTTGGTTTTTGGTATCTTCAAGCAACCAATCATCAACCAACTGCTTTTCTTCAGCCGAATAAACTCCTCCCAGAACAGAAGAAATAGGTCCCCATATATCTTTATTGTTATCCATATCAATCTTTTAACAACGGTTCTTAAAGAAACCCTCACCTATAAAGAGTCTCAAAATAAAAAATACATCTAAGCGGTTTTCAATTATTTTTTGGAATCCCGAAAAAAACTACAAAATGAAAAGAATAATATCCCCAAGACGCTTGGTTAACTTCTTT is from uncultured Macellibacteroides sp. and encodes:
- a CDS encoding FecR domain-containing protein, with protein sequence MDNNKDIWGPISSVLGGVYSAEEKQLVDDWLLEDTKNQTFFDKLKKTSFSQEVELKAGAAKERVYWQTREKISRMQLKKKLRLWQYVAAASITLLLAIGGLTFWNAELVEPVYVESKTPAGSTSRLTLSDGTVVELNAESSIRYPLSFDGRNRVVTLNGEAYFEVAKDAKHPFIVETDQMKIRVLGTHFDIKAYDDDMEVITTLMEGSVRVKIDRPEYSSAKEVLLKPDQQFVFDKTTNKAAVSDVKSELYSSWKNGECFFENEEFIDIIKILGRQYGVKISILSPNLENQLYSGFFSKQEGLFHILNSFKKIRNFEYRETDNGIEIFERK